The DNA segment TTCCAAATTTAAAAAGAAGATCTTTGAAAACTCTTTTAACCTTTTTCCTTCTTGCAAATTTCACACAACAGAGCAAAGCTTTTGAGTTTGATTTTAAAAATATTGAAAAAGCAAATAAGTATTATGAAAATAAAGATTATAAAAATGCCATAAAGGAGTATGAAAAAATTGCTAAAACTCCAGAAGCAAAATATAATTTAGCAAACTCTTACTATAAAAACAATGAATATGACAAGGCTTTAAAAACATATAAAGAGGTAGTTAGTTCAAATAAAGAATTAGAGTATAAAAAACTTCACAATCTAGGTAACACTTATGTTAAATTAAATGATTTACAAAATGCAAAAAAGATGTATGAAAATGCTTTAAAAATCAAAGAAGATAAAGAGACCAAAGAGAACTTAAAAAAAGTAGAAGAGGCTTTGAACAAAAAAGAGAATAAACAAAACAAACCTGAAAATCAAAATAACAAAGATGATAAAAACAAAGAACAAGAGCAGAACAAAGACTCTCAAAAACAGAACAAAGATTCACAAGAGCAAAAAGAGAATAAACAAAATAGCAATAAAGAACAAAAAAACAAAGAAGATAAAGAGAAAGAGTCTAATAAAAATCAACAAATAAATAAAACTCAAAAAGAGAATTTAGAGCAAACTGCAAAAGAACCAAAAAAAATAAGTGATTTGGAAGAGAAAAAATGGTTAGAAGAGCTTCAAAAACAAAAGACTCCTGTACTATTAAAAAAGGTTGAGACAAAGAGTGAAGATAACTCTTCAACTCCTTGGTAGAATTAGTAATTTTGAGATTTTCTCATCTGCATTAGCTCTTTTTGAACTGAAATATTTATATTTTCATCAGCTTCAAAATTAAGAGCATAATTTCTTCCATCATAATCAACAGAGTTAAGAATAATCTTCATAGCTTCAAGTCTTGCTAGATGTTTGTCATCACTTCTTACAACATGCCAAGGTGCTGCTCTTGAAGAAGTTCTTCTTAACATTTCATATTTTTTTTCAGAGAATTCTGCCCACAAGTCTTGTGCTTGCATATCAACTTCTGAAAATTTCCATTGTCTTAATGGGTCATTTATTCTTCTATCAAATCTTCTTTTTTGTTCATCTTTTGAAACAGAGAAATATAGTTTAATTAGAATCATTCCTTGTCTAACTAAATCTTGTTCAAAATTTACAACATCTTCCATAAAAATTTCATACTCTTCTTTTGTACAAAATCCAAAGATTGGCTCTACCATAGCTCTGTTATACCAGCTTCTATCAAACAAAACTATCTCTCCACCTGTTGGGAAATGTTGGATATATCTTTGAAAAAACCACTGATTTTTTTGTGTATCTGTTGGTTTACCAAGAGCAACAACTCTATAGTGTTTGTTATTCATATATCTAGTGATTCGTCTAATTGCTCCACCTTTTCCTG comes from the Halarcobacter ebronensis genome and includes:
- the ppk2 gene encoding polyphosphate kinase 2, with amino-acid sequence MNLSDFEKTNYSGLYISKAAHPAFGKKYIARFQYDKKRYVKVLGYTKKDNLTKKAALTLLQKFRDSIVNTPEEEIPTQKLKNSSPIDVEKNQKLMEENKALKSILGDFKDVDPQVLKDGIQKIYDLEELKQYQIELIKLQNYLEAQNLRMIILFEGRDASGKGGAIRRITRYMNNKHYRVVALGKPTDTQKNQWFFQRYIQHFPTGGEIVLFDRSWYNRAMVEPIFGFCTKEEYEIFMEDVVNFEQDLVRQGMILIKLYFSVSKDEQKRRFDRRINDPLRQWKFSEVDMQAQDLWAEFSEKKYEMLRRTSSRAAPWHVVRSDDKHLARLEAMKIILNSVDYDGRNYALNFEADENINISVQKELMQMRKSQNY